From the Myxococcales bacterium genome, one window contains:
- a CDS encoding DUF4215 domain-containing protein, with translation MGGDTGTLNSWTLLLCVDPAAPYCGDGATGPAEECDDGNTTNTDACSNVCTIVDGCGDGNLDAGETCDDDNIASGDGCSATCQVEPNYLCSGTPSVCVPVICGDGIIAGTETCDDGNTTASDGCSAACAVEAGFYCGSAPSLCRPTPTTVSLACTDMTGATTLNATGDDVVSAAVALPFAYTLYGTAVTHFRVSSNGYLGLVTSATGTVASAFSNTTLPTTATPNGMLAPFWDDLDLTGTGTRYLVTGAGPTQKLTIEWNALTFSTVATLVFQAQLTPDGFVEYHYCSGTGDAARASGSSATIGAENLAGTVGRAFSFNVVNSVTPGTTALRWDVH, from the coding sequence TTGGGCGGCGACACGGGCACGCTCAACAGCTGGACGCTGCTCCTGTGCGTCGATCCGGCGGCGCCGTACTGCGGCGATGGCGCGACCGGCCCGGCCGAGGAGTGCGACGACGGCAACACCACCAACACCGACGCGTGCAGCAACGTCTGCACGATCGTCGACGGCTGCGGCGACGGCAACCTCGACGCCGGCGAGACCTGCGACGACGACAACATCGCGAGCGGCGACGGCTGCTCGGCGACGTGCCAGGTCGAGCCCAACTACCTGTGCAGCGGCACCCCGTCGGTGTGCGTGCCGGTCATCTGCGGCGACGGCATCATCGCCGGCACCGAGACCTGCGACGACGGCAACACCACCGCCAGCGACGGCTGCTCGGCGGCCTGCGCGGTCGAGGCCGGGTTCTACTGCGGCAGCGCGCCGTCGCTGTGCCGGCCGACGCCGACGACCGTCTCGCTGGCCTGCACCGACATGACCGGGGCGACCACCCTGAACGCGACCGGCGATGACGTGGTGTCGGCCGCGGTCGCGCTGCCGTTCGCCTACACGCTCTATGGCACGGCGGTCACGCACTTCCGCGTGTCGTCGAACGGCTACCTCGGCCTGGTGACCAGCGCGACGGGCACCGTGGCGTCCGCGTTCTCGAACACGACGCTGCCGACCACGGCGACGCCGAACGGCATGCTGGCGCCGTTCTGGGACGACCTCGACCTCACGGGCACCGGCACGCGGTACCTCGTGACCGGCGCGGGCCCGACCCAGAAGCTGACCATCGAGTGGAACGCGTTGACGTTCTCGACCGTCGCGACGCTGGTGTTCCAGGCCCAGCTCACCCCGGACGGCTTCGTCGAGTACCACTACTGCTCGGGCACGGGCGACGCCGCCCGGGCGAGCGGCAGCTCGGCGACGATCGGGGCGGAGAACCTGGCCGGCACGGTCGGCCGCGCCTTCAGCTTCAACGTCGTCAACTCGGTGACGCCGGGCACCACCGCGCTGCGGTGGGACGTCCACTGA